From a single Micromonospora carbonacea genomic region:
- a CDS encoding MFS transporter, whose translation MPCGTGSEPVPASRWRREEVSDEDRRLERVTRGHLAGRLLRRPQERPATGRALAGRPGGPWGGRRWTRAALPSHGTPLRAPAFRRYWGAVSVSAAGDGLLSVAVPIAAVLLGAGPAQMGWLTALAWLPSVLFAIAAAGWVARFRHPLTPMIGADVVRFAATASLPVAWWLGWSSLPALYALTAIVASASVVFVVADAALFPTLLDDDRLVAGQSLVYGARTVASVAGSGAGGLLVPVLSAPVAVAADALSYLWSAALLTRIDRSAARTPPRRAAPVSTTGLRFIADAPALRGALGVTTTANFFNLMFHALLVLFLTRTLRLSAAVTGLVLGAEAAGALVGSLALPAVARRLGMPRSLVAGSLLSAAPLTAIAVVAGPAAVVVTVVLVASVLSGVGRSVQDISVAATFVAAVPVPLRAQVRGAYQTISFGVRPVGAVLGGLAGQSVGLRPAVLLATAGGLLAFLWALPSLRSGAPRGPRGVPEAAVGR comes from the coding sequence GTGCCGTGCGGCACCGGTTCGGAGCCGGTGCCGGCGAGCCGTTGGAGGCGAGAGGAGGTGTCCGATGAAGATCGCCGACTGGAGCGAGTGACCCGCGGTCACCTGGCGGGCCGCCTCCTGCGCCGGCCTCAGGAGCGGCCTGCCACGGGCCGGGCACTCGCGGGGCGGCCGGGTGGCCCGTGGGGAGGACGCCGGTGGACGCGCGCGGCACTCCCGTCGCACGGGACGCCGCTGCGGGCACCGGCGTTCCGGCGTTACTGGGGCGCCGTGAGCGTCTCGGCCGCCGGCGACGGGCTGCTGTCGGTGGCGGTGCCCATCGCCGCCGTGCTGCTCGGCGCAGGCCCGGCCCAGATGGGCTGGCTGACGGCGCTGGCGTGGCTCCCGAGCGTCCTGTTCGCCATTGCGGCGGCCGGGTGGGTGGCCCGCTTCCGGCACCCGCTGACCCCGATGATCGGCGCGGACGTCGTCCGCTTCGCGGCGACCGCGTCGCTGCCGGTGGCCTGGTGGCTGGGCTGGTCGAGCCTGCCCGCCCTGTACGCGCTCACGGCGATCGTCGCGAGCGCGTCCGTGGTGTTCGTCGTGGCCGACGCCGCCCTCTTCCCCACCCTCCTCGACGACGACCGCCTCGTCGCCGGGCAGTCGCTGGTCTACGGCGCGCGCACGGTGGCGTCCGTCGCGGGATCCGGTGCGGGCGGTCTGCTGGTCCCAGTCCTGTCCGCCCCGGTCGCGGTGGCCGCGGACGCGCTGTCCTACCTCTGGTCGGCCGCCCTGCTGACCAGGATCGACCGTTCCGCCGCGCGGACGCCGCCGCGCCGGGCCGCGCCGGTCTCCACCACGGGGCTCCGCTTCATCGCGGACGCCCCCGCCCTCCGTGGCGCGCTCGGCGTCACCACCACCGCCAACTTCTTCAACCTGATGTTCCACGCCCTCCTGGTCCTGTTCCTCACCCGGACGCTGCGCCTGTCCGCCGCCGTGACCGGGCTCGTGCTCGGCGCGGAGGCCGCCGGCGCCCTGGTGGGATCCCTGGCGCTCCCGGCGGTCGCCCGACGCCTCGGGATGCCCCGGAGCCTGGTGGCCGGCAGCCTGCTCTCCGCAGCGCCGCTGACGGCCATCGCGGTCGTGGCCGGTCCGGCGGCGGTGGTCGTGACCGTCGTGCTCGTCGCCTCGGTCCTGTCCGGGGTGGGCCGCTCGGTGCAGGACATCAGCGTCGCCGCCACCTTCGTCGCCGCGGTGCCGGTGCCGCTGCGCGCCCAGGTCCGGGGGGCCTACCAGACGATCAGCTTCGGGGTACGCCCGGTCGGCGCGGTGCTCGGCGGGTTGGCGGGGCAATCGGTCGGGCTGCGGCCGGCGGTGCTCCTCGCGACGGCCGGTGGCCTGCTCGCGTTCCTCTGGGCGCTGCCGTCCCTGCGGTCCGGCGCCCCGCGCGGGCCGCGCGGGGTGCCGGAGGCCGCCGTCGGCCGCTGA
- a CDS encoding type I polyketide synthase: MNGDIAIVGMAGRFPGAADVWQYWSNLAAGRITISSLTRSELLAAGVPADRLDDPAYVPARGMLADPELFDAAFFGITPREAETTDPQHRLLMQTAWTALESAGLATDAPFGRVGVFAGAGFNYYGLHHVFARPGLVDAQGLLSVVLGNEKDHLAAKIAYRLGLGGPAVTVQTACSTSLVAVHLAAQSLRAGDSDVALAGGACVAVPQHSGYLYETKGIMSADGTCRPFDATAEGTVPGNGVALVVLKRVEDARRDGDTVYAVIKGSAVNNDGSLKVGYTAPGVAGQIDVLTRAYAAAGVDPATVGYLEAHGTATEVGDAIELSALTEVFTRGARPCSLGSVKANVGHLDAAAGVAGLIKAALALHFRQIPPLAGLKQARPELLDGSTPFTVDAVARPWDTDGTPRRAGVSAFGLGGTNVHVVLEEGDGPVAPDPTAPPGERTELVVLSGRTPEAVRAAADQLGEHLRQHPDLPLADVARTLQSYRRHFPHRLAVAAPDLAGTAARLGRAPGRAAARRPSVVLLFPGQGAEFPGMSRGLYDRYPSFRADLDRGARLLTPVLGLDPREVLVDEDPHDVAHRTDVTQPVLALHELALGQLLLSWGIRPAALVGHSVGEFAAAALAGELAGDDMLRLVAVRGRLMQDAPEGGMLAVLTSPPSLTPHLAGLDELDVAARNAPDLTVVAGPVAQLDALRERLTGAGVHWRTLPARRAYHSRMMADAARRFGVEADRVDRLPRALAVISSVDGALLGKGLSRPAGYWATQLRSPVGYHDALLTAFGLPDPVLVEVGPGSALTGAARQTPQGRSVPAYALQPRATARADAGDVLAGVGALWTAGVGVDWPALRGDAGGRRVALPGYPFAPTRHWLDAAPPVPDVPPPVPDIAPSVPDVPASPAGGEDGLVGELVALWTALLGVPEIGPDTNFFAVGGDSLLLIRMIGQVRRRYGVRVPIDTLTADATPRVLAGLVTA, from the coding sequence ATGAACGGCGACATCGCGATCGTAGGCATGGCGGGCCGGTTCCCGGGCGCCGCCGACGTCTGGCAGTACTGGTCCAACCTGGCCGCCGGCAGGATCACCATCAGCTCGCTGACCCGCAGCGAGCTGCTGGCCGCCGGCGTGCCCGCCGACCGGCTCGACGACCCCGCGTACGTGCCGGCGCGCGGGATGCTGGCCGACCCGGAGCTGTTCGACGCCGCCTTCTTCGGCATCACCCCCCGGGAGGCGGAGACCACCGACCCGCAGCACCGGCTGCTGATGCAGACCGCCTGGACCGCGCTGGAGTCGGCCGGGCTCGCCACCGACGCGCCCTTCGGCCGGGTCGGCGTCTTCGCCGGCGCGGGCTTCAACTACTACGGGCTGCACCACGTCTTCGCGCGGCCCGGCCTGGTCGACGCGCAGGGGCTGCTGTCGGTGGTGCTCGGCAACGAGAAGGACCACCTGGCCGCGAAGATCGCTTACCGGCTGGGCCTGGGCGGGCCCGCCGTCACGGTGCAGACCGCCTGCTCGACCTCGCTCGTGGCGGTGCACCTGGCCGCGCAGAGCCTGCGCGCCGGCGACTCGGACGTCGCGCTGGCCGGCGGGGCCTGCGTGGCCGTGCCGCAGCACTCCGGCTACCTGTACGAGACCAAGGGCATCATGTCGGCCGACGGCACCTGTCGCCCGTTCGACGCCACCGCGGAGGGGACCGTGCCCGGCAACGGCGTCGCCCTGGTGGTGCTCAAACGCGTCGAGGACGCCCGCCGCGACGGCGACACCGTCTACGCGGTGATCAAGGGCTCGGCGGTGAACAACGACGGCAGCCTGAAGGTCGGCTACACCGCCCCCGGGGTCGCCGGCCAGATCGACGTGCTGACCCGCGCGTACGCCGCCGCCGGGGTGGACCCCGCCACCGTCGGCTACCTGGAGGCGCACGGCACCGCCACCGAGGTCGGCGACGCCATCGAGCTGTCCGCGCTGACCGAGGTGTTCACCCGGGGCGCGCGGCCCTGCTCGCTCGGCTCGGTGAAGGCCAACGTCGGCCACCTCGACGCGGCGGCCGGCGTCGCCGGGCTGATCAAGGCCGCGCTGGCGCTGCACTTCCGCCAGATCCCGCCGCTGGCCGGCCTGAAACAGGCCCGGCCCGAGCTGCTCGACGGCTCCACCCCGTTCACCGTGGACGCCGTCGCCCGGCCCTGGGACACCGACGGCACGCCGCGCCGGGCCGGGGTCAGCGCGTTCGGCCTCGGCGGCACCAACGTCCACGTGGTGCTGGAGGAGGGGGACGGGCCGGTCGCACCGGACCCGACCGCCCCGCCCGGGGAACGCACCGAGCTGGTGGTGCTGTCCGGGCGTACCCCGGAGGCTGTCCGGGCCGCCGCCGACCAGCTCGGCGAGCACCTGCGGCAGCACCCCGACCTGCCGCTGGCCGACGTCGCCCGCACCCTGCAGTCGTACCGCCGGCACTTCCCGCACCGGCTCGCGGTGGCCGCCCCGGACCTCGCCGGGACGGCGGCCCGGCTGGGCCGCGCCCCGGGCCGGGCGGCGGCCCGCCGGCCCAGCGTGGTCCTCCTCTTCCCCGGCCAGGGCGCCGAGTTCCCCGGCATGTCCCGGGGCCTCTACGACCGCTACCCGTCGTTCCGGGCCGACCTCGACCGAGGGGCGCGGCTGCTCACCCCGGTCCTCGGGCTGGACCCGCGGGAGGTGCTGGTCGACGAGGACCCGCACGACGTGGCGCACCGCACCGACGTGACCCAGCCCGTGCTGGCGCTGCACGAGCTGGCCCTCGGCCAGCTGCTGCTCTCCTGGGGGATACGACCTGCCGCGCTAGTCGGCCACTCCGTCGGCGAGTTCGCCGCCGCCGCGCTGGCCGGCGAGCTGGCCGGCGACGACATGCTGCGCCTGGTGGCGGTCCGGGGCCGGCTCATGCAGGACGCGCCCGAGGGCGGCATGCTGGCCGTCCTCACCTCCCCACCCTCCCTCACCCCCCATCTGGCCGGCCTGGACGAGCTCGACGTGGCCGCGCGCAACGCCCCCGACCTGACCGTGGTGGCCGGGCCGGTGGCGCAGCTCGACGCGCTGCGGGAGCGGCTGACCGGGGCGGGCGTGCACTGGCGGACGCTGCCCGCCCGGCGGGCGTACCACAGCCGGATGATGGCCGACGCGGCCCGGCGGTTCGGCGTCGAGGCCGACCGGGTGGACCGGCTTCCGCGCGCCCTCGCGGTGATCAGCTCCGTGGACGGCGCGCTGCTCGGCAAGGGGCTGTCCCGCCCGGCGGGCTACTGGGCGACCCAGCTGCGCAGCCCGGTCGGCTACCACGACGCGCTGCTGACCGCGTTCGGCCTGCCCGACCCGGTCCTGGTCGAGGTGGGGCCGGGCAGCGCGCTCACCGGCGCCGCCCGGCAGACCCCGCAGGGCCGGTCGGTGCCCGCGTACGCCCTCCAGCCACGGGCGACGGCCCGCGCGGACGCCGGCGACGTGCTGGCCGGGGTCGGCGCGCTCTGGACGGCCGGGGTGGGCGTGGACTGGCCGGCGCTGCGCGGCGACGCCGGCGGCCGGCGGGTCGCGCTGCCCGGCTACCCGTTCGCGCCCACCCGGCACTGGCTCGACGCCGCACCGCCCGTCCCGGACGTCCCGCCGCCCGTCCCGGACATCGCGCCATCGGTCCCGGACGTCCCGGCGTCGCCGGCCGGCGGCGAGGACGGCCTCGTGGGGGAGCTCGTGGCGCTCTGGACCGCCCTGCTCGGCGTCCCGGAGATCGGCCCGGACACGAACTTCTTCGCGGTCGGCGGCGACTCGCTCCTGCTCATCCGCATGATCGGCCAGGTGCGACGCCGCTACGGCGTGCGGGTGCCGATCGACACCCTCACCGCCGACGCCACGCCGCGCGTGCTCGCCGGGCTGGTGACCGCGTGA
- a CDS encoding MFS transporter, with protein MAHRPSGLLRQHDFRSLWLGAAASQFGARMALVALPLVAVGPLHASAWQVGLVGTLGTVAFLVVGLPAGAVVDRVRQRRLLIGADLGRAALVASLAVPAAPGGVALGQLYVVVLGVGVLTVFFDVAHQSYLPRVVRPDELVEGNARLSTTLAVAQVTGPALAGLAVELAGTGPAVLLIAAGFAGSAAYLARIRAADPRPATPAGRSRLAGQIREGVAYVLRHPVLRVLALAGGAYNMFALVMQAMVPVRLVSELGASPAAASAYFSAGGAGGILGALAARRLAQRLGQHRSAWLCLLATAPFALLTPLIDSAGRIWLAAGGYLVLWAGATASTVAQVSLRQRLCPPDLLGRMNATMRFLLGGAMPLGALLGTVLGAAADARAALWVGAVGLLVSCLPLLRLRGGNVPGPPPAGVHSSSTRHT; from the coding sequence ATGGCGCACCGCCCTTCCGGGCTGCTCCGGCAGCACGACTTCCGGTCCCTGTGGCTGGGGGCGGCCGCGAGCCAGTTCGGCGCCCGGATGGCCCTGGTGGCGCTGCCGTTGGTGGCGGTCGGCCCGCTGCACGCCTCCGCCTGGCAGGTGGGTCTGGTCGGCACGCTGGGCACGGTGGCGTTCCTGGTCGTCGGCCTGCCCGCCGGCGCGGTCGTCGACCGGGTGCGGCAGCGGCGGCTGCTCATCGGCGCCGACCTGGGGCGGGCCGCGCTCGTCGCCTCGCTGGCCGTGCCGGCGGCGCCGGGCGGCGTGGCGCTCGGCCAGCTGTACGTCGTCGTCCTCGGCGTCGGGGTGCTCACGGTGTTCTTCGACGTCGCGCACCAGAGCTACCTCCCCCGGGTGGTGCGGCCCGACGAGCTGGTCGAGGGCAACGCCCGGCTGAGCACCACCCTCGCGGTGGCGCAGGTCACCGGCCCCGCGCTGGCCGGGCTGGCCGTCGAGCTGGCCGGCACCGGACCCGCCGTGCTGCTGATCGCGGCGGGGTTCGCCGGGTCCGCCGCGTACCTGGCCCGGATCCGCGCGGCCGACCCGCGGCCCGCCACCCCCGCCGGCCGGTCCCGGCTCGCCGGGCAGATCCGGGAGGGCGTGGCGTACGTGCTGCGCCACCCGGTGCTGCGCGTGCTGGCGCTGGCCGGCGGCGCGTACAACATGTTCGCCCTGGTGATGCAGGCGATGGTGCCGGTGCGGCTGGTCAGCGAGCTGGGCGCGTCCCCGGCGGCGGCCAGCGCCTACTTCAGCGCGGGCGGCGCCGGCGGGATCCTCGGCGCGCTGGCGGCCCGCCGCCTGGCCCAGCGGCTCGGGCAGCACCGCTCGGCCTGGCTCTGCCTCCTCGCCACCGCACCGTTCGCGCTGCTCACACCCCTGATCGACAGCGCCGGCCGGATCTGGTTGGCGGCCGGCGGCTACCTGGTGCTGTGGGCGGGCGCGACGGCCTCCACGGTGGCCCAGGTCAGCCTGCGCCAGCGGCTGTGCCCGCCCGACCTGCTGGGCCGGATGAACGCCACCATGCGGTTCCTGCTCGGCGGGGCGATGCCGCTGGGCGCGCTGCTGGGCACCGTGCTGGGGGCCGCCGCCGACGCCCGGGCGGCCCTGTGGGTGGGCGCCGTCGGCCTGCTCGTGTCCTGCCTGCCGCTGCTGCGCCTGCGCGGCGGGAACGTCCCGGGGCCGCCGCCGGCCGGCGTCCACTCGTCGTCCACAAGGCACACCTAG
- a CDS encoding class I SAM-dependent DNA methyltransferase has protein sequence MTDLRATDRSVQALYDSIAGTYDHVTRRNDYDRWVALYLGLIERHGAPGRRLLDVGAGTGQAAVRFAQAGYRVTAVDVSPEMLRQARAKPGAGQVRFVVADVRELPDLGRFDVAVTLGEPFIYLRDEQELSAALRGVSALLTPGGLVVVDLGTAGFHQRHPSRVVVEDGENEFAVVRGASSRRDPHGSDYLIDRFTTDDGITWRRFRQRHEFSYFAPEVVGRLLGEAGLTHLATHGLHLGELVEEADEELHRKSFVVARKPG, from the coding sequence GTGACGGATCTGCGCGCGACGGATCGCTCGGTGCAGGCGCTCTACGACTCGATCGCCGGCACGTACGACCACGTCACCCGGCGCAACGACTACGACCGCTGGGTCGCGCTCTACCTGGGCCTGATCGAGCGGCACGGCGCACCCGGACGACGCCTTCTCGACGTGGGCGCCGGCACCGGTCAGGCCGCCGTCCGCTTCGCTCAGGCGGGATACCGGGTCACCGCGGTCGACGTCTCGCCGGAGATGCTGCGGCAGGCCCGGGCGAAGCCGGGCGCCGGGCAGGTGCGCTTCGTCGTCGCGGACGTGCGGGAGCTGCCCGACCTCGGGAGGTTCGACGTCGCGGTGACGCTGGGCGAGCCGTTCATCTACCTGCGCGACGAGCAGGAGCTGTCCGCCGCGCTGCGCGGGGTGTCCGCCCTGCTGACGCCGGGCGGCCTGGTCGTCGTCGACCTCGGCACCGCCGGATTCCACCAGCGGCACCCGTCGCGCGTGGTCGTGGAGGACGGCGAGAACGAGTTCGCCGTCGTCCGCGGGGCGTCGTCGCGCCGCGACCCGCACGGCTCGGACTACCTGATCGACCGGTTCACGACCGACGACGGGATCACCTGGCGGCGGTTCCGCCAGCGGCACGAGTTCTCCTACTTCGCGCCGGAGGTGGTCGGGCGGCTGCTGGGCGAGGCGGGCCTGACGCACCTGGCCACCCACGGGCTGCACCTCGGTGAGCTGGTCGAAGAGGCCGACGAGGAGCTGCACCGCAAGAGTTTCGTCGTCGCGCGCAAGCCGGGCTGA
- a CDS encoding condensation domain-containing protein — MGVAPYGAQRELLLLSDTDGAGLPRHNPMPRAWTLWHVRGEVDVPRLAAALRAVAAGNDVWQARFAPGPELVCGAGQTFPVTTVDCADVPADRRLAAAGAALGDAVYAPIDLRRDPLAGACLVRLAPDEHALALVVDHGFADHATHTRFVRRAAAAYEHPERTPPPAPSFFAHVAEVAADPRRPASREFWAEAMSREVPAVAFPGGRWKPWRDTTATAAWPLRLDGDTAGAIRRGRERTGATGSGLLLAALSFLLGLWAEADVPVLYARGGRWTRDSLEVPGALHEAVVSVPPDTVPSASLADWVRGLAAANAAAPPLLGRWLTDFGGIEALRERRRLVLNVVAAERTYPLGVATIGPAGRPLRDAVRPPAGRRGFPAHNALHLAVTWSAERPELTVHHDPEVLPAAEPVGAALVRFFALLAERPDIEPGRAADLLRATWLRAADAPTGATPA; from the coding sequence GTGGGGGTGGCGCCCTACGGGGCGCAGCGGGAACTGCTGCTGCTCAGCGACACCGACGGGGCCGGCCTGCCCCGGCACAACCCGATGCCCCGGGCCTGGACGCTGTGGCACGTCCGCGGCGAGGTGGACGTGCCCCGCCTGGCCGCCGCCCTGCGGGCCGTCGCCGCCGGCAACGACGTGTGGCAGGCCCGGTTCGCCCCGGGCCCCGAGCTGGTGTGCGGGGCCGGGCAGACGTTCCCGGTGACCACGGTGGACTGTGCCGACGTGCCGGCGGACCGGCGGCTGGCGGCGGCCGGCGCGGCGCTCGGCGACGCGGTGTACGCGCCGATCGACCTGCGCCGCGACCCGCTGGCCGGCGCCTGCCTGGTGCGGCTGGCCCCGGACGAGCACGCGCTCGCCCTCGTGGTGGACCACGGCTTCGCCGACCACGCGACGCACACCCGGTTCGTGCGCCGCGCGGCGGCGGCGTACGAGCATCCGGAGCGAACGCCGCCGCCGGCGCCGTCGTTCTTCGCGCACGTGGCCGAGGTCGCGGCGGACCCGCGGCGGCCCGCCTCCCGGGAGTTCTGGGCGGAGGCGATGAGCCGGGAGGTCCCCGCCGTCGCCTTTCCCGGCGGACGCTGGAAACCGTGGCGGGACACCACCGCGACGGCTGCCTGGCCGCTGCGGCTGGACGGCGACACCGCCGGGGCCATCCGGCGCGGCCGGGAGCGCACCGGCGCGACGGGCTCCGGCCTGCTCCTGGCCGCCCTGTCGTTCCTGCTGGGCCTCTGGGCCGAGGCGGACGTCCCGGTGCTGTACGCGCGGGGCGGCCGGTGGACGCGGGACAGCCTGGAGGTCCCCGGCGCGCTGCACGAGGCGGTGGTGAGCGTGCCGCCGGACACCGTCCCGTCGGCCTCGCTCGCCGACTGGGTGCGCGGCCTCGCCGCCGCCAACGCCGCCGCACCGCCCCTGCTCGGCCGCTGGCTGACCGACTTCGGCGGCATCGAGGCGCTGCGCGAGCGGCGTCGCCTGGTGCTCAACGTGGTGGCGGCGGAGCGCACCTACCCCCTCGGCGTCGCCACGATCGGTCCGGCGGGCCGGCCGCTGCGCGACGCCGTGCGCCCGCCCGCCGGCCGACGCGGGTTCCCCGCCCACAACGCGCTGCACCTGGCGGTCACCTGGTCGGCCGAGCGGCCCGAGCTGACCGTCCACCACGACCCCGAGGTGCTGCCGGCCGCCGAGCCGGTGGGCGCCGCCCTGGTCCGGTTCTTCGCGCTGCTGGCGGAGCGGCCCGACATCGAGCCGGGCCGGGCCGCCGACCTGCTGCGCGCGACCTGGCTGCGGGCGGCCGACGCCCCGACCGGGGCGACGCCGGCCTGA
- a CDS encoding amino acid adenylation domain-containing protein has product MTGRQDAPDLAAAVAAVLCHRLGGATEVAVRGPRGELRLRVGPDHTLDQVRAQARSLAPAAVPAVPPSAAVPDVLPPAAVPDVLPPAAVPDVLLPAAAADDGVVATLGALPVRFLRHHGDARWLPERLRTLHAWLTAHPDRPVREATLVGPEERRTLLGFNPAPTPAPRTPVHELICRQAERTPDTVALRGGGRHLSYREFLDEAAALAGRLRADGVGPGSVVGLCAERSPELVVAVLGVLLAGAAYLPVDPAHPRPRLDLMLGTAGATLVLTDPAGRAALGAAPAVPVRPLDGGDRAAPPVDWRGYRAPQEVVHGLSYVIFTSGSTGAPKGVQMTHLSLANRLAWMQDTYRIGPGDVVLQKTPYTFDVSVWELLWPFLAGATLVTAQPQAHRDPQEMVEVIARESVTTVHFVPSMLALFVEEAGLERCVDLRRVICSGEALPPKLVNKLTAVLPGAQVHNLYGPTEAAIDVTAWRCRRPEPADTVPIGRPISNVVAYVLDERGELAPLGQVGELVVGGDCLARGYAGRPDLTAERFVEVTVAGRPQRVYRTGDLVWWSPEGHLNYVGRADTQVKIRGQRVELGEIEATLNRHPLVANSVVLLREDQGAAPALVAYLVAERDADPARLAEPALRAFLAGELPDHMVPARCVLLPELPATANGKVDRRALPPPPARVRRSGVRAGRPDPVASPSRA; this is encoded by the coding sequence GTGACCGGCCGCCAGGACGCCCCGGACCTCGCCGCCGCGGTGGCGGCCGTGCTCTGCCACCGGCTCGGCGGCGCGACCGAGGTCGCGGTGCGCGGCCCGCGCGGCGAGCTGCGGCTGCGCGTGGGCCCGGACCACACCCTCGACCAGGTACGCGCGCAGGCGCGCAGCCTTGCCCCGGCGGCGGTGCCTGCCGTGCCGCCGTCCGCGGCGGTGCCGGACGTGCTGCCACCGGCGGCGGTGCCGGACGTGCTGCCACCGGCGGCGGTGCCGGACGTGCTGTTGCCCGCAGCGGCCGCCGACGACGGTGTCGTGGCCACCCTGGGCGCGCTGCCGGTGCGCTTCCTGCGCCACCACGGCGACGCCCGGTGGCTGCCGGAGCGCCTGCGCACCCTGCACGCCTGGCTCACCGCCCACCCCGACCGGCCGGTGCGGGAGGCGACGCTCGTCGGCCCCGAGGAGCGCCGCACCCTGCTCGGCTTCAACCCCGCGCCGACGCCCGCCCCGCGCACCCCGGTGCACGAGCTGATCTGCCGGCAGGCGGAACGCACCCCCGACACCGTCGCGCTGCGCGGCGGTGGCCGCCACCTCAGCTACCGCGAGTTCCTGGACGAGGCGGCGGCGCTGGCCGGGCGGCTGCGCGCCGACGGGGTGGGGCCGGGGTCGGTGGTCGGGCTCTGCGCCGAGCGCAGCCCCGAACTCGTGGTCGCGGTGCTCGGCGTGCTGCTGGCCGGCGCGGCGTACCTGCCGGTCGACCCGGCGCACCCGCGTCCCCGGCTGGACCTCATGCTCGGCACCGCCGGAGCGACGCTGGTGCTGACCGACCCGGCGGGGCGGGCCGCGTTGGGCGCCGCGCCGGCCGTGCCCGTCCGCCCGCTGGACGGCGGCGACCGGGCCGCCCCGCCGGTCGACTGGCGCGGCTACCGGGCACCGCAGGAGGTGGTCCACGGCCTCTCGTACGTGATCTTCACCTCCGGGTCGACGGGCGCGCCCAAGGGCGTGCAGATGACGCACCTGTCGCTGGCCAACCGCCTGGCCTGGATGCAGGACACCTATCGGATCGGCCCGGGTGACGTGGTGTTGCAGAAGACGCCGTACACCTTCGACGTCTCGGTGTGGGAGCTGCTCTGGCCCTTCCTCGCCGGCGCCACCCTGGTGACGGCGCAGCCGCAGGCGCACCGCGACCCGCAGGAGATGGTCGAGGTGATCGCCCGCGAGTCGGTGACCACCGTCCACTTCGTGCCCTCCATGCTCGCCCTCTTCGTCGAGGAGGCGGGACTGGAGCGCTGCGTCGACCTGCGCCGGGTGATCTGCAGCGGGGAGGCGCTGCCGCCGAAGCTGGTCAACAAGCTCACCGCCGTGCTGCCCGGCGCGCAGGTGCACAACCTGTACGGCCCCACCGAGGCGGCCATCGACGTCACCGCCTGGCGGTGCCGCCGGCCCGAACCGGCCGACACCGTGCCGATCGGCCGGCCGATCAGCAACGTCGTCGCGTACGTGCTCGACGAGCGGGGCGAACTCGCGCCGCTGGGCCAGGTGGGGGAGCTGGTGGTCGGCGGGGACTGCCTCGCGCGCGGCTACGCCGGCCGGCCCGACCTGACCGCCGAGCGGTTCGTCGAGGTGACCGTCGCCGGCCGGCCGCAGCGGGTGTACCGGACCGGGGACCTGGTCTGGTGGTCGCCGGAGGGCCACCTCAACTACGTCGGCCGGGCCGACACCCAGGTCAAGATCCGCGGGCAGCGGGTGGAGCTGGGGGAGATCGAGGCGACCCTCAACCGGCACCCGCTCGTGGCCAACAGCGTCGTGCTGCTCCGCGAGGACCAGGGCGCCGCGCCGGCCCTGGTGGCGTACCTGGTCGCCGAGCGCGACGCCGACCCGGCCCGGCTGGCCGAGCCGGCGCTGCGCGCGTTCCTCGCCGGGGAGTTGCCCGACCACATGGTGCCGGCGCGCTGCGTCCTCCTGCCCGAGCTGCCCGCCACCGCCAACGGCAAGGTCGACCGGCGGGCGCTGCCCCCTCCGCCGGCCCGGGTCCGCCGCTCCGGCGTCCGCGCGGGCCGCCCCGATCCGGTGGCCTCTCCGTCCCGCGCCTGA